In Rhopalosiphum padi isolate XX-2018 chromosome 3, ASM2088224v1, whole genome shotgun sequence, the genomic stretch gAATATGAGGTGAATCTTTAGGACATGAATCTTTTGTCCATGTACACCGACTATCTTTATCTGGCCTAAATTTCGCAAAATGTTCATCTAAATCGTAACCAGTACAGCCGATTTTCCCTTCTTCAATCTTCGCCTTTTTCGCCAATACTACAGCTGGATCTGCCATCGTAACGCTACAATCAAAaccaaaacataaaattgtttaattcggTAAGTAGTCCACTTGTTACAATTAACATCAATTAAATACTCACTAATCAcgtaaataactaaattaaacaattacacgttaaatagtatagtttttttttttttaatacgaaaactattaaataataaattaacgtaTCATAAAATGGTAATCAACGTTCAAACCACGCTTAAACGACTGCAATTACACATTTACAGATAACCTCTTGCCGGCTGCCACCGTAGATAAACGAAGATGAAGTGCTAAACACCGAACCACTTACTACAGAAGTATACAACTGCCGGCAGTCTGCCGCTGACCAACAGGTAACAAGTATTGTTATGATAAcaagttgataatattttggtaggtacctatatagtatataatgttcTCGTTATCTCATGcgtttatatattcataatattatacagagtgaacGATTTGATATCagacaaaaatatgttaatggTTAACTAACGAGGTATGGCTATTGTCTTTTGAGCCATTGAATTCTATTTTAACACTATACATAGATTTGGTATTTACCCattacattatgatttatgcTTGATATGGTTTGTAcagtcattaatatttatatagatattcttACTAACTTTTTATGAGGTAGGTACCTTAACGTCCTTAACCttagtacctacattatttttacaaaaataaaaacttgtatttagtaaaatatattatacgcttaTTATACATATCGGATACCTAGGTCCTATTCAGTCTATAGATAATACATTactcattacaatattacaccTTTATgagtttataactatatattaataatttatagtcaatattattatatttacaataggcAATAGACTAACAGATGTATAGCGTTAAAACCAGCacctttaataaaatagtagtcAGTAGTCTTTAAATCGTGCATTCGAtctaattagaaatatattcgaaataaaaataactaaatactctagcaaataatttttacaatattttttttcattcttttaagtttttgaatgataacatatttttattttttactacaaaacagacaatttattttggaatatctacttaatacttaaatacattaagattaaagattatattttggACAActtgtttataagttataaatttatagtcgGTACCTTATGTGatagtatttatgtaaatatttagctTGATGATCAGACTGATCAGAGTAACACAGCTAAAGACATCCTAAAAAGTTACTCAACTATACTccgctcatctaaactttaaatacttagaaTTAATTGACTACTAGCTACTCGTTCAATAATTGactcttataaaatatcaaaattctcCAAATAATAATCTAGTAATAAATTTTGCTTcggaaaatgaaataaaatatacctacatgtgatacacaaaaaaaaacttaaagataaaatattgtttagttgtaggtaaaacttaaaaaatttgtaaaacaatattagtttaaaataatgagttctTTTATAAATGAATCTCTCtgtgtattatgtattgttaCGATCATTTAATATGACATACGGTAGATAAAAGTAAATATGGTTTATTCTTTATCAATTATttcaactaatattaaataggtgATTTGACCTTAATCTTAATCAAACAGAAATCACGCCACCTGATTATCTAGCTAGTCTAcacataaataacattttaatataatatgaggtaTGAGATTGAGATATATTGTATACCACAAAATGTTTCAGGTGTACCTATCGACTAAACCACCTACCTACtgtaatttgttaataaaataaaaataaaaaaatttatatgtacctaGTCTGTGGTGTGCGGTGTGCCCACGATatgtcaaaaatgtttataaatctatctacaaattaaattagactatacaattattaacattataatacgtaCTTATACGACGTATCTACATAATGCTGATAAGtaccttaatagttaatattattccaCTGAGCACTCTCACACTATAACTGCAGTGTCTTTATTATTGTTCGTGCATTGGTAAATTGGatatctataacaatattaatgatattatatataaaaatagataatttctgatttattttattttaaaattataaataggaaTACAACCATGAACCatgtatagtaatagtataactACTGAACTAGCTatacaaatttgattaaaatttcaaattatttatggaaaaataaaaatgcaaatacaAAATGCctttgtgtaattaaaaaataaaatctgtgGATACCTATATACTagctatactaaaataatactagataggtacttaaaacCACCAAATACCCAAATAgtcctataaaaatatataatcaaatataaatattattttttagacactcaaaaaaaaaaaaatagtgggcaagtgggtatcgctctgctgtatagtagagatggaaaatAAGTCACTGATCAccataatatatgtgttaaatttgaatgcaatgaaagGTATCATTGtacatgaaaaacgattctgaacgaagatgatttgtcagtcaatgataattagttggatatattatattattgcctatatttaaattgtaataaatcgttattttacgcgattttgtaaaaaatttaacttcatacgctcataaaatattttctatattgacgctggaatttttttttacagttacttgtaggaaaacttatggataaccttgtattgaatttttgaaccttaagtataaatcacaaaaattttatgaattttcaacttcaaaattccttgcaaattttctcaattttgatatatttcgtaaacattttaactttaaatgcttataaacaaaaattgtgactaacgatttttgatttttttttttactacgataggtacaacttataataaaccttgtattaaattttaaagattttttggatagccaaattttttttattggcattttaagaaaaaaaacttagaaaagtcgaaaatttcaactgtctataagtagcttaaaaaaaggtcaaaatattttgaaaatttaatcgtaaatagataaccataatataaacatttggtgaaaatttcaagtatttacaatgattcgtttttgagttaaagtaaaatcaaaatatcgattttgtcgaaaagtggtaatgcgtaaaaattcccgtttttccgttattttttcagagtttttcccgacgcttttgaaaactagtggaaattttttacttttgacccccttcccaaagtaccaactagatgaattttcctattcaaagaagggctgaagtcaaaaatcgaagcattattactactccaaaacgtgatgacaggcacaaaaataaaaaaaaacacacatcattgtaaaatcaatacattcatcactccgttcagaatctaaaatatattgacaataattttatgaaaatatagttgAAGAAAGTCATGCAAGAATTAGGATAATCATACAAATGTTCAACTATATAGTAACtacagtttaaaatgtattatttactcgAACTACCAATATCTTAAAAGATGATGTAATTATAGTTTCTACGATATGCATATGcttatgcaatatatttttagtaagtatGTAGTTAAAACCGTTTGCGAATAGACAATAGCTAGTGAATACTTTGGTAGGTATTTAGGTACTTatagcattgattaaatattaagtatatttaatcaatgcttAATTATaggaactatatttatttaatgttcagCTCGTTCAagaattatcattatttcttTATCACGTGTaggtatgttaatttttaatatgctaTTTCTagcaaaaagtattatttataatacaatttgtacataggtatatgtttttcctgctaatttataatcttggtatgttttaataatttctcatCTATCAGTTATCACCTACAGTAATTGGatacttaggtacctatttatagttCGTGcttcaaataaaaacataatgtattattgtacaatattcttGAATTTCcacattaaaattatctaatgtctaactataaaataattatctagtttccaaaattaaaattcatcatAAACATAGACACAACAATTTTTTACaagtatataaatgattaaacgactacatattataatattaaaagatacgcagagattaaaaatgtttttgaatgttAGGTAGGTAATTAGAACGGAAAAATGTGTAAAACTTTaagttagataaaaataatgtaaaaataattttaaaaaatcgatgatatttgaatattgaatactattaaattaaaaaccaaaacaaGGACATTATTGTTCTTACTATAACtcattactttattagtaataaattatgtatattataatgaaactgTAAAGCCTTGTTCACAcggtcaaatattttaaaacatttaataaaatatttaccacaTGAACAAGGGCACTGCGCACAgggcttaataataaaataacatacactATGTTAATCactgtatatagatattatcatattaggtacactgttaaataaataatatacatatacatatatacgagtataatgatattatttttgttttttttactatattgagtaaaaaaatgttacgATTGGTCAAACAATTTGTACATTTAAAGCAAGCtagattattcataatttatcctcttatatatgtattactatagtaattaaaaaatatcgaaaatacatgGTTAcagtagtttattttataagtatttgaagttcaaattttgacaaaatacctACGTCAAAATTATGGTATTTTGCACATTTTTTGgtagttaaaaattacaaattatccacaattctttttaatatttcaaataaaaatgttgatgaaattagatatttaaacaaaacataaaaattttagttattttgttgtacctaattataatattcgtaatgatatattaagcattttaaaatatgaattatgaattatgatcaaTGTTCGTAGTTCACACGCTGCTTACTGCTATAGTGCTAAAGTGAATATATGATTGAAAATACGTttcatatcatataaaatattgtcaataatcATCTTGCTATAACCATACTTTTAAGTTCTAAGTTCAAATAATAAGCATTTGGTtactattttaagaaaatacctCGTGGATCCGTACtccgtaataaataataaacattatagtatAGCCTATgccctatagagtatagactataggtaagtatacaatatttaaatattcagcgACCGAGCGGCcagtttatacttttaatactaGGCTCGTTTAGTAGgtattgctatattataatgcatcaaaaattcaaaacatattgTACGAAGAGGGCAGTtgcatgtatattaattaatacttaataagtatgttattactataacttaaaagttataacaattattgtgatgtttataaaaatgtatatttttgttcgaCATTCtaaataattgcaataatataacacatattttgaTTCTTctctattttttgttaaaacaaaatagctttataaataataaatataatatgttcaatgcCTATACTTACTGATAATATCAACAGTGATGGTGATGGCATGTTTACCAAAGTATGTTCACCACCCTCTTGACaaaatcctaaatacgccactgactTATATgctaggtatattattgtttacttttcCTATGTATAATTCTTAGATCATATACTACATAGTATATGATCTAaggtataattataatgcaattttcGAAGTATTTATTTGACAAACTTATTTACATCGTTGTACGTTACATCTACACTCAACATCTACGCATGTGGCATGTAGGTACCtcataggcgcaatttgaggGGGCTTGGTCTTGGTGTGCTTAGTGCCCCCAATTTTGAAATTAGCACCAGCAAATTGTTTCaagttaatttagattttaatagtaaCATGTATCCATAACCTCATGatgacattataaaaaaaagatagagGAGCTTCAGCACCCTaagttttttcattgaaattgcgCCCTTGAGGTACCTATCATGTATGCATACAATATCATgaattaacttataaaacaattataggtATCTTCTATACTATAGTATCCTATACACTCTATAGTTTTATACTATAGAGTCTATAGGTCAataatgcacataataataatataatatattatttaaataatatatcacgtATGCAATTTATTGTTGGCAAAAATTAGTTCAAGTTACCTACCGTACAACAGATTACTATTAGAGATAAATATATTGCtaatactcatataataatttataatatctacacaATAACCTCAATCCTTAGAAATCACACAATTAGATTagatacaattttgtttataagtatattttgtttaaacatcaaatttttaaaatttttaatatttttaaattcaggcctgtaaatttaatactatatatcaataaatatatccaGACACGTACACAAGTGGAGTTTTATGGGTTCAGCTCCTCTCCAAATAtcagaaaaattattaagtattaaaattatcaatcttAAAAcccacacaaaatattttttggtatgcAAGCCTGTATGCAGGTATCTCATAGTTGTTCTTACAGAGTTACAGGAACCAACCAATATCTAAAATAACTACATTTACATCCATGTAGAATGTAGATTGtagacattattatttcaatattatcttaataatatgcTGTCGACGTGTTCGGCGCGAGTGCGCGACATATTATACTCTATCGCCTATCGGTAAATAGTAAAATCGGGTTTTTGTCAGTTGCTACCGTCTACGTCATTTCAGAGTAGAATgctgtatacaaaaataaagctTAAAAGATATGaaaataaagattaattttaaaaaatgccaTATTTTAAGTCGTGgtaacattacattatattattttataccactCTGCTGGCCTTAAAGTCAAgccacaaaaacaaaatatgcagttatattataataatacaacaatgattggtgtttatcaaaaattagtttaacccacaaatattactaaaagaaaaataatagtatttaaaggGGTGAAGGGGACATTCACCACCCATCGCTCGTATTTTTTTCCATGTATCTATCTAATacgtacattaattaataattgatttaaaaaaaattcagttagATAAAGATTGTAAAtcgtaatgatattatacttaacataataagaattttatgCCTATTTAGGTaattaactgtaaattatttttagtttgtatagaagaaaaattaatttcgccCCCCTCCCTGGTCACAATTCAAATACACCCTTGCGCACaactaaaaaggttgagaaccgCTGACTTAAATAATGACCCACTAACAATacagtttattatacaaatttgaatgtcataaattgtatatttcaatattaacaattttttttatgctcttacctttttttttcaagtaggtATTAAATCGAAGATAGGGAATGGTGTAGACTATAGACATAGACGgtagttaaaactaaaaaatgtagatagtaggtaggtactaagtagtaagtactagTAGTACTACGTAAATTTAGTTATGTACCTATAGAGAATAAACTAAAGGCTAAAGTAAAAGTTTAGGTCCTAAACGATACGATACGATAATTTAATCGATTTGTATGGTTATAACAATCGATATTTCGAAAACtctatcgatatattattacataattttatcaatcatcatatgttatgtattatgtttatcattATAGTTTTGATAACAAAAGTAAATAGTCTAATGTCTATACGATGAAATGTTATTGCTTATTTGttacagaaaataattaataaagtacatTAAATGTttcaagaattatttttaatcagccGTATAATCGACTGCCTTTACTATTATGACTTTGAATTTATGTTTCGTAAAAATTTCCCatagtttaaacaaatataatttattgttaataatacgttgattttaaataaaaaaattaatgctaaaagacattttgttataataggtaactatatataattttattgtatcagCAAATTTACAGAAATACACTAGAGTGTTAATCATAACTTAAAAGGTATCTATTATCTGTTTTTAGGCTTACAAAATGGATACACTACTCAGTGATAATGTATCGTCCACAAATGACCGTTGCCATCAAAAATGCTGTATTTCATCTACAAACATATGCCAAATTGACTGTAACAGTACCAACAGTAACGATTATGTATTTGATATGAATGatcatacaaatttaatatcaaactgcaaattagtaaaaaaaaaatacaagtgcCATTGTTGTTTTTTGGAAGAAAACGGATCTAAATCAAATACATACTATTCTCAACCATGGATAACCttcattcatatattatgtactgtaaGGAAATATTTTgctctatttttaatttcagtaataAATATCCTTTAAAACCATATTACATCAGtccaaatagaaatatttaaaaaaagttgttggTTTTCTAGTAGTAATTTATATGTGTTTGAGTAGGTATTAACAATGTTTAAgtccaataattaataatattgagatatttttaaattataaggcttaatataacaaataattgaaaattcttCGAATATAAtccatattacatttttaatttttatcattaaatatgttatataaaatatattttatttttatatatttatctgaataacacatttatattatttattacctttacaaaattatactttttaataaaatgtatttagttttagattctgagctaaGTGATGACTATAATGGTTTAATAACAATGTGTTTTTTGTCTATCATCACTTTTTAAAGTAGTACAATtgcttaaatttttaactttgaagtTGGTTTCTGGTCTCAATTTGGATGTAATTagtacattgaaaataaaaagtaaattgtttctagtacttttaaaaataattgggaaaaacaGAAAGTACTATAAATCTAActctgtttgaaaaaaaaatgtttcttgtTGTATTTCTTAGATTGATAAGatacttgacattttaataaataatttataaatagcatattttagacatatacactatattttagGACTTTTTGTGCCCTTTATAGATATTTTCGACAACTGttagtgttttttttagattcatgTATGATACAATAGttgttatttagttaaaatgttcctcataagttgttcatagaagaacaaaaaatatttagaaaatacatatagatataattattgacACGTTTGCTTATGCATAatctttgaatataaaaattttaaattaagttttctattattagttttttctttgatattgaaaataattttcaatagatttttttacaaaaaaaggtgttataggatattttattttaaataaaaagtaaatattatacttggttatgcaataattacttataaagttataacagttaaagctttaaaatgataatgcaatttcaaaaatatttttgtccaATATCTACTTTCAAAAGTAAGTATTTATTGTCAACACAAATTTGATTAGCGTTTTAAACATTTCACATGTAATTGATTAAAACCATTTTCAATTCTACAgagtttgataaaatatttataaagtaaagtttaaaaattgaattaattctaAACaagaattattgttatatatttagtatagacaaataatataaatatataattacaatgtattgctatattttgaattattctaCACCCAAAGCATCttggaaaatataaatctaaGCGTCCCTCACAATAACCttcttagttaaaaaaaaaagtttttcacTAATTATGTActaacaatactatattattgaaaatattttcatgcTATTATCTAAGAATTTTTTGGAAAATTCATTTTAAaccataaacattaataaataacaaacatgttaaatcttaatttaaacattcactattactttttataaaccTCTCATTCATTCAACAATTATATTCATCAACAGGGCTCGTAAGTTCAAGcactaaaaatacataaattagcaTGCATTCATACTCTAAACATTGGCAAAATATgcactatgtaaaaaaatcatgggaaaattttgaaataataagataaaatatcaattatttaaaagtattttatttatttttatttttatatacttaattaaaataaattaaaactatcatttttgtaaataggaaaataaataaaataagtaacaaaaaagaaccaaaatatttaaataaataaataaaatattttttatgtaataatatgcactAATAACCCTAAAAATCTACTATATGACAAATATGCCTTTACATCAAAGATATGCAAAAACCTGCactattaaactttatataattattactattgttataaaatgGATTTGTGTCTCAGTTAACATATTTTCCTGTGTTGCAAAAAATACATGCAAATGCATGAACTTACGAGCCCCGTTTATCAGTATATATCTTAAGCAGAGTACTTGTATAAACGTTTGTAAATTTAGTCGACTTGAAAGTAGATACTAATACATGTACACAATTTCTTGTCATACAAAAATTAACCCCTGAGGAAAGGTCCTAATTTCCCGTTTCGCCAATCTTCTGACTACTCTAGTAtagaattatttcaataaatataaataataattgctagGAAATTGTTATATGAATTGTGCTATGAATTTCAAACAAAGAAAGAATAACTTGCatctcaaattaatttaaataaaaatatatttatgcttttaaaaaaataaagagccTATATGTAAAcaagatattttttaagttattaaataaaaattataagttaatatttttattattattattttaggcaATTTTGGTATTATTCGCTGTCTATTTAGAAtccaatgttttaatttttgaaaaaatttccAATAAGAAAGAAATGGATGATATTGTATGGCGTTCAACACCTTCAGAACAACATAGGACTACCACATCAACAATTTCTCCAACAACAGATCTACCCCCTAAAGATAAATGTGAACCATTATATGTTCTTGTTTATGCTCATTGTTgtgtatggtttttatttttggtaagtTGCATATCGTAAATTGttcaattagatatttattttgataaacattatattatattattgtttatattataggtactggaCCATGTTGCTCGACACATGCATCATACAACATTAAGATCTCGTGGACATTTGCGTGCTTATGCAAGACTTACTCGCCTAGCAGTTATCCCATTTCAATTAGTATCtttatgtaagaaaaattaactagtttattttaaatctatagaagtccatttaattatttatttaaattacaggGACTGTATTATTGGCTATATTTATTGCTGTATATGCTCAAGAAGATGCTGCTGATATGCAACCGTACTGTGATGCTAATATGTTGATGTCACCAAAAAATGGAATAGCTGTATTACTTGTTATTGAGTTTGTATGTGTCACAATATCTTCATTACTATATGCAAGtgagtaaatattttgtttttaattgactATAATTCACAACGCTTGTTTGGTGAATACTTtacttttatggtttttatttagaTTCAATAAGAAAATTTAGTCTAGAAAAACCACCACCAGATGTATGTGGTTgggaagaaaataattattgtgatcgATGGATACCTCAAGTGTTGCAGAATAATGATATTACAACAAGTCAACAAACAGATCCTGAGGAAATTCCaaagtaaatttgtttattacaaaatgtagCTATATACTTACTTAGCTTTAATACTAAATGTTTgaatgttgattttattttacagttctGAACAACAAGATAGTCGgtgtttattagatttattagagTACTATGCTTATGCTAATCGAGAGTTGGCCACTCAATTAGCTAGTAAATCTGAAAAATTACGTCAACTTGAAGTAGAAAATACTGCTCAACAACCTTCtcagtcataaaataatataaacccttttatttatttatttagttttttttaaagtttgaattttTTCCTATTTCTATCACTTTTATcattttctaatttctaatacaATACCAATTCTGTAAATTCATATTGAActaatacacatattaaataattgttaaactaTTGAACTTTTGAGTTATTTTGTTtccttatacataataattttccataattatactttaaataaataaaagttaacaaattttaatgaaattttaattatatatagattGTTTTAAACTGTTGTTATAAAGAATATTacccaatatttatattaaataataatatataatataagaataataataaagtgcTTACATTTAGCAtgcttatacaattatttttaaataaattgttatttgtttagtattaagctatatttatatttaataaattaaatcttaattaacatattacacAAAATTTGAATAGAAAGTATCATAAACATATCTATTTGCGGCTTTGATTCAAAATTACACTTTTATATTAAGTTGGTTAAAAAACATATGTTGCAtgtattattgaaacaaaaatgtgcatatttcaataaaattagttatgtatacattatatattattaatatcaaacaaGCATAGGTGTGCACAGACTTTAATTTCCGGGACCAGTGGCCCTAATTTTTTGTTCAACACATAAACATACAttctaattgtaaatttaaaactatatgatatttatatatataaatagaatcaAGTTGTATATGCACACTACATTAATGTGCTAAACATAGATACTTgtatagttttgaaataaaaaataaaattacatattataataatacatacctaatacatattatatggaactatacatataaatatataattatgtaataattttaattaaagaaggattataaattaattttcctatTTCCCATTGACCATAGTCTATACCAgcgtttctcaacctttttagtCTCGCGACCCCccaaaaaggtataaaatatggtCAATCACTTTATGACCCCCTCCCTATCTATATgaagtataaatttgtatatcgttgggaaagccaaattttgaatgaaaatgttcattttgtaaaa encodes the following:
- the LOC132924606 gene encoding uncharacterized protein LOC132924606, translating into MDTLLSDNVSSTNDRCHQKCCISSTNICQIDCNSTNSNDYVFDMNDHTNLISNCKLVKKKYKCHCCFLEENGSKSNTYYSQPWITFIHILCTAILVLFAVYLESNVLIFEKISNKKEMDDIVWRSTPSEQHRTTTSTISPTTDLPPKDKCEPLYVLVYAHCCVWFLFLVLDHVARHMHHTTLRSRGHLRAYARLTRLAVIPFQLVSLWTVLLAIFIAVYAQEDAADMQPYCDANMLMSPKNGIAVLLVIEFVCVTISSLLYANSIRKFSLEKPPPDVCGWEENNYCDRWIPQVLQNNDITTSQQTDPEEIPNSEQQDSRCLLDLLEYYAYANRELATQLASKSEKLRQLEVENTAQQPSQS